CTTACCCGAGACGATCAATAGGTTATCGCGGCTGATGCAGGAACTTGTGGTTGCGGAAAAAATTTCCGAAAAGAGTTTCTTGCTCTTTGTGGATGACGGAAGTCGCGACCGGACCTGGGGGGTCATTTCGGAGGCCCATCGGGTGGGGGGGAAGATTAGAGGACTAAAACTTTCCAGGAACTTTGGCCATCAGAATGCCCTGGTGGCGGGCATGGAGCACGTGCGTGATAAATGCGATTGTATGGTATCCATAGATGCGGATCTTCAGGATGATATCAATGTTATCGAGGTCGGTCTGGAAAAATATTATTCTGGAGCCAATATAGTTTATTTTGTCAGGCGGGAAAGAAAGAAAGACACTTGGTTAAAGAAGTCTACAGCCTACTTTTTTTATAGATTAATCTCTTTCATTGGAGTTGGCATTATATATAATCACGCTGATTATCGTCTCATTGATCGAACTGTATTAAATTGTTTCCTCAGTTATAAGGAAGTGAATATGTTTTTACGTGGGATATTCCCGATGATTGGATTCACCATAGCTACTGTTCCATATGATAGAAAGGAACGTTTTGCCGGAAAATCCAAATACCCATTCAAAAAGATGATGGCTTTTGCGCTTGAGGGTATTACCTCGTTTAGCGTTGTTCCTCTGCGGATCGTTTCGGCTGCCGGGCTCGCGGTTTTTTCCTTCAGCCTATTAATGGGCGGTTTTATACTCTATTATGCGCTAGTGAGAGGCAAGGTCGTGCCGGGTTGGGCTTCCACAGTGCTGCCAATTTATTTTCTGGGGGGGGTGCAACTTTTGTCGCTCGGTATTATCGGGGAATATATCGGCAAGATTTATAACGAAACCAAAGGCCGGCCGCGGTATTTCGTGGAGACGTCAGCGGAGTGAACTTGGTTTTTGTCCTCCATCACGGTTTACCGGATTGCTTCGATAATTTTGGTCATCACGTTTAGGGGCGGCATTCAGCTGATCCGCGAGGCAGCAATCCTGCGGTAGCCGCGAGTTTCCTGGGGTGATGTCCCAGGACCAGCAGAGGTGAGGCACGCCGACAATCGCATGCGGGGGTTTTAGGAGGGCTTTGCCCGGCGGCAAGATGAGGTGTGAATGAAACAACCTAGGGGCTTGAAGGTGGAACGGGTTGAATTTGATAGCTACGCGTATGAGTATGAGGAGATGGTTAACTCGGGGATCGCCTTCTTCGGAGAAAAACACGACTACTTTCATGCTTACAAACTCTCTTGCCTCCAAAGGTGGATAGCCGGAATAGAATATTCCGACACGATCCTCGACTTTGGCTGCGGCACTGGCAAGCTCGCAGCCCTCATGGCGCAAACCTTCCGCCACGCCGCGGTCTATGGCTACGATGTCTCCTCCCGATCCCTGGAATTGGCCAGGGCTAGATGCGGGGCACTTGAGAACCTCACCTTTGGGGACAGCTTTACCGAGCATCAGTTCGACCTGATTGTTGCCGCCAACGTTTTCCACCACATCAAGCCTAAAGACCGGAAAAGAGTCATTCTCCAACTACGAGATTCCTTGAAGCCCACCGGGAGGATGGTTATTTTCGAGCACAATCCTCTAAATCCTCTAACCCGTTGGGTGGTGAAGGCCTGCCCCTTTGACGCTGACGCCGAGCTGCTTTCCGCTCTTCAATTTATCCGACTGGCCGGGAGCTGTGACTTGGAGGTCGACTGCAGGCGCTACATTGTCTTTTTTCCTAAGTTCCTCAGCTTCTTCCGCAGGCTGGAGTTCCACCTAGGGTTCTTCCCTCTGGGCGCCCAGTACATGTTGTCTCTCAAAAAGGGCCCCCCCCCTGAGGGGATGCTTGAAGGGAACCGTAGTCTGCTCCCTGGCCAGCTTAAAAACGATCCCCCAGGGAGGTAAGACAAGGGGGCCGCCCTTATCGCCGCTCCTGGGGCTTCTTCGCAGGGGCGCATATGTTTCAGCAGCCTTTTTCCTGTCCCACCAATCCCGGGTGGTGTCGGCCTACAAGCCATTTCAAAACCTCAATTTTCCCTGGTATGTCATTCTGAGCGTAGCGAAGAATCTCGTATTTCCTGATAGTTGAAATCCTTCGGTTTCCGCTCAGGATGACAAAAAACTAGTTTTTCATCAGCCTGAAAGACCCTCCGCTGAGTGGGTGGTAAGCCCAAGTTTAAGGCGGAAATACATTTTCATGGGGATTTGTGTTATCATAAAAATCAAAGCTATCAGGCTCCCTACGAGACAATTGGGCTGCAAAGCTGGCTGTAACCCTGGATTATGCCGCAATAATTGCCTGTAATATGTATAACTATCTGATATAATGAATAATAATCGTTAAATTGGGGGTCCAAGATGCTCAA
This window of the Desulfobaccales bacterium genome carries:
- a CDS encoding glycosyltransferase family 2 protein translates to MNNKPVLAIVVPCYNEEEVLPETINRLSRLMQELVVAEKISEKSFLLFVDDGSRDRTWGVISEAHRVGGKIRGLKLSRNFGHQNALVAGMEHVRDKCDCMVSIDADLQDDINVIEVGLEKYYSGANIVYFVRRERKKDTWLKKSTAYFFYRLISFIGVGIIYNHADYRLIDRTVLNCFLSYKEVNMFLRGIFPMIGFTIATVPYDRKERFAGKSKYPFKKMMAFALEGITSFSVVPLRIVSAAGLAVFSFSLLMGGFILYYALVRGKVVPGWASTVLPIYFLGGVQLLSLGIIGEYIGKIYNETKGRPRYFVETSAE
- a CDS encoding class I SAM-dependent methyltransferase, encoding MKQPRGLKVERVEFDSYAYEYEEMVNSGIAFFGEKHDYFHAYKLSCLQRWIAGIEYSDTILDFGCGTGKLAALMAQTFRHAAVYGYDVSSRSLELARARCGALENLTFGDSFTEHQFDLIVAANVFHHIKPKDRKRVILQLRDSLKPTGRMVIFEHNPLNPLTRWVVKACPFDADAELLSALQFIRLAGSCDLEVDCRRYIVFFPKFLSFFRRLEFHLGFFPLGAQYMLSLKKGPPPEGMLEGNRSLLPGQLKNDPPGR